The Deltaproteobacteria bacterium genome contains the following window.
CGCACGACCGCGTCGCCGCGATCGCTCGACGCGCGGCGCGGGTCGTCGCGCATCCATAACAACTGCTCCATCTTGCGCGCGCGACCGACGCGACCATCGCCGTCGACGTCGGCGCCCGAGGCTTCGAGCGTGGTGTTCGAGACGTCGAGCGCGAGCACGATGTCGTGCAGCGGCGCTTCCCAGAGGCCCGCCTTGCCGCGCAGCTCGAACCACGCCAGATCGCTGCGCGCCTCGGCGCCGGCGGCCGGCGTCGTCACGTCGAGACGCGCAGCGAGGTGGCGCATCTCGGCGGAGACGTCCGGCGAAAAGCCCGCGTCGCGCGCGAGCCGTGCGAGCTCGTCGAAGTCGGCCGCGCGCAAGTCGTGAGAGCTCGCGAGCACACGCGCGAGCGAAGCGCGCGCCTGCGCAGAATCGCCGAGTGACTGGTGCGCCCGCGCGAGCTCGCTGTCGACCGCGTTCGCGAGCGGCGCCGCGGCACGCGCGCCCTCGAGATCCCGCAGCGCGGCGGCGAGCTCGCCGCGCGCGAGCGCGACCTGCGCGCGGCCGAAGCGCGCGCCGGGATGCTCGGGATCGAGCTCGGCCGCGCGCGCGAAGCTCGCTTCGGCGTTCGCGATCCGCTCGCGTTGCACTTCTTCGCTCGCGTTCTGCGCGGTCAGCGCGAGCCACGCATGGCCAATTCGCCACGCCGCATCGGCGTCGCGGCTCGCGTGAGACGCCGCCGCGAGCAGCGCCGTCTCCGCGCTGGCATCGCCGCGCAGCGCCGCGAGCGAAGCGAGGCCCGCGTGGGCGAGAGGATGCTCGGGCTCGCGCGCGAGCACCGCTGCGAGCCAGCGCTGCGCGCGCTTCCAGCGCTGCGCGCCGATCGAGAGCGCGAGATCGCCGAGCAGCGCGTCGCGCTCGCTGTCGCGGAGCGGCGCGAACGCGAGCGCGGGCGACTCGCGGGCTGCGAACGGCACGCGCACGCGCGGCAGCTCCGGCAGCGCGAGGTATGCGAGCAGCTCGCGCTCGAGCGCGTCGATGTCGCGGCCGAACGCCGCGAGGCACGCGGCATCGACGGCCTCGCCCGCTGCGACGCGCCGCGCGTAGTCCGCGAGTGCACCGTCTGGCGCGCCGCCGCCGACGCGCAGGAAGTGTGCGAGCGCCCACGACTGCGCGTAGAAGCCCGCCAGCGGCCCGCGCTTCCAGTGCATCACGTCGTTCGCGGCGAGCACTCGCGCGAGCGGCAGCGGCGCCGCGCTGGCAATCTCGAGGCGAAGCTGGAGAGGCGTCCCGATCTCGACTTCGTCGCCGAGCACGCGCGCCGTCGAGAGCAAGTCCGCCATGCCTTCGCGAATCCACGGCGGCAGCGGCGTGTCCACGTTCGCGGACTGCAGCCAGTGCACGAGCTCGTGGCGCGCGACCTCGAGGCCCACGTCTCGCTCGCTCGCATCGATCGCGAGGAAGCTGCGGTGCGGGCTCGACACGAACAGCCCGGAGAGCTCGCGGCGCGGGCGCGCCGCCGCGAAGTTGCGCGTGTGCGGGAACAGCACGACGAGCGTTCGCCCGCTCGGCCGGTCCTCGAGCTGCGTGAACGCGAGCGCGACCTCGCGGAAGCGCTCGAGCTCTGCAGCGATCTCGCGCGTGCGCTCCTCGCCGAGGCCGCTCGCGAGCTCGAAGTGCGGTGAGCGCGCCAGACGCCACTCGCCGCGCGGACGCATCGGCACCGTGCCGCACGCGAGCGAGAGCAGCGCCGCCGTGAGCGCCGTGGCGATGACACGCCGCGTGCATCGTGTTCGCAAGCGTCGCCTCCGCGCTCGCCCCGATCCGTTCTACCACGGCTCGCGGCCCTCGAAGTGAGCGGACTACCGTCATCCCCTCACCTGAGCACGAAGCGAGCCCGCATGTCGATTCCGCCCCGTACGCCCGTTCTCGTCGGCATCGCGCAAGTCGAGCAGCGCGAGCGCGATCCGCTGAGCGCGAAGGAACCTCTCGCGCTGATGGTGGAGGCGACGAAGCTCGCCGCGGAGGACGCGGGCTCGCGCGAGCTGCTGACGCGCGCGGACGCCGTTCGCGTCGTGC
Protein-coding sequences here:
- a CDS encoding VWA domain-containing protein, which encodes MRTRCTRRVIATALTAALLSLACGTVPMRPRGEWRLARSPHFELASGLGEERTREIAAELERFREVALAFTQLEDRPSGRTLVVLFPHTRNFAAARPRRELSGLFVSSPHRSFLAIDASERDVGLEVARHELVHWLQSANVDTPLPPWIREGMADLLSTARVLGDEVEIGTPLQLRLEIASAAPLPLARVLAANDVMHWKRGPLAGFYAQSWALAHFLRVGGGAPDGALADYARRVAAGEAVDAACLAAFGRDIDALERELLAYLALPELPRVRVPFAARESPALAFAPLRDSERDALLGDLALSIGAQRWKRAQRWLAAVLAREPEHPLAHAGLASLAALRGDASAETALLAAASHASRDADAAWRIGHAWLALTAQNASEEVQRERIANAEASFARAAELDPEHPGARFGRAQVALARGELAAALRDLEGARAAAPLANAVDSELARAHQSLGDSAQARASLARVLASSHDLRAADFDELARLARDAGFSPDVSAEMRHLAARLDVTTPAAGAEARSDLAWFELRGKAGLWEAPLHDIVLALDVSNTTLEASGADVDGDGRVGRARKMEQLLWMRDDPRRASSDRGDAVVRAELAAAERLAAELDGRTTRIGLVFFTAKAKLAAPLGDRDEVIRALQRHRVRFDPTGTSFEAPLRRAFEELIENRPPGDRAQRSVLFLTDGQDPTAPNPFEARKAALEIATRLGEFGVRVHAFAVGERASDEGDTLREIADITGGEYFAVADLADISFLERARLTGLDAVSVRNKGSGEPARAVRSFPDGSFDALVPLAPGTNEIEIEARVAGRAPLLATRTIVYEPASSDDAAREARAAELLRKLRERTEAIALRARLEAERTEREQQRRALSIETKDVSAPPPAPE